Proteins encoded together in one Rhizobium bangladeshense window:
- a CDS encoding YciI family protein gives MRYICLIYNCADTDGTLTPDETSELIRAHLAFDEELLREGIMIHSDALEMPDQATVVRVRNSRLSATDGPYVETKEHLAGFYVIEAPDMVKAKEIAGRIPSARYGAVELRPVRTLTLPD, from the coding sequence ATGCGCTACATCTGCCTCATCTATAATTGCGCCGACACCGACGGCACGTTGACGCCTGATGAAACCAGCGAACTGATCAGAGCACATTTGGCCTTCGACGAGGAACTGCTCCGCGAAGGCATCATGATCCATTCCGATGCCTTGGAGATGCCTGACCAGGCAACCGTCGTGCGCGTTCGAAACAGCCGGCTGTCCGCCACCGATGGCCCATATGTGGAGACGAAGGAGCATCTTGCCGGCTTCTACGTCATCGAGGCGCCGGATATGGTGAAGGCGAAAGAGATCGCCGGACGAATCCCATCGGCGCGTTACGGCGCGGTCGAACTGAGGCCCGTTCGGACGCTCACACTGCCGGACTGA
- a CDS encoding lysylphosphatidylglycerol synthase domain-containing protein — MKSSTVESQQSWFMRNRMTALTVVIVAAYVLFVQWFWGWPVIIGQWADVGAGPVIGALVALTSTYFLRTWRIYDYFPKETAGRFATLFRVTQIHNLLNIMLPFRTGETSFPLLMRTEFGIPLTRGTSALLVMRLLDLHALLAAAGIGFAFAAADALVAWSLWVVFLLLPVAAFAARKPLLRVAARLLPAKLQKFVVEIENGLPLDAAAFARAWAMTIVNWLVKVIVLAWALDLMGVLPMAASFGGALGGELSSVLPVHAPGGVGTYPAGITAGAIALGASSERMALAVLAQASVNAHLLIIVSALTGTAISLPLGRRGKL; from the coding sequence ATGAAGAGTTCGACCGTTGAAAGCCAGCAGTCCTGGTTTATGCGCAATCGCATGACGGCGCTGACGGTCGTTATTGTCGCAGCCTATGTGCTCTTCGTGCAATGGTTCTGGGGTTGGCCGGTCATCATTGGCCAATGGGCCGATGTCGGGGCTGGCCCCGTGATCGGCGCGCTCGTGGCTCTGACAAGTACCTATTTCCTGCGGACCTGGCGCATCTACGACTATTTTCCGAAGGAAACGGCGGGCCGGTTCGCGACCCTCTTCCGCGTCACGCAGATCCACAATCTGCTGAACATCATGTTGCCCTTCCGCACCGGCGAGACCAGCTTTCCGTTGCTGATGCGCACCGAATTCGGCATTCCCCTGACGCGCGGAACCTCGGCGCTTCTGGTCATGCGGCTGCTCGACCTGCACGCGCTTCTCGCGGCCGCCGGCATCGGCTTTGCGTTTGCCGCGGCCGATGCGCTCGTCGCATGGTCGCTTTGGGTGGTCTTCCTGCTGCTGCCTGTCGCAGCGTTCGCCGCCCGCAAGCCGCTGTTGCGCGTGGCCGCCAGGCTGTTGCCTGCGAAGCTGCAGAAATTCGTCGTCGAGATCGAAAACGGCCTGCCGCTTGATGCCGCAGCCTTCGCGCGCGCCTGGGCGATGACCATCGTCAACTGGCTGGTGAAGGTGATCGTGCTCGCATGGGCGCTCGACCTGATGGGGGTGCTGCCGATGGCGGCAAGCTTCGGCGGCGCGCTCGGCGGCGAACTCTCCTCCGTTCTGCCGGTGCATGCGCCCGGAGGTGTCGGCACCTATCCCGCCGGCATCACCGCCGGCGCCATTGCGCTTGGAGCTTCGAGCGAGCGGATGGCGCTGGCCGTGCTAGCGCAGGCGAGCGTCAATGCGCATCTCCTGATCATCGTCTCGGCGCTGACAGGCACGGCGATCTCATTGCCGCTCGGGCGCCGCGGCAAGCTCTGA
- a CDS encoding YciI family protein — protein sequence MKFLCQIWFDTEKSKQVPQTEWDALTQECIISDNRWRESGHLQVALALHEPSTAITVRLRNGEVSATDGPFAEIKEHLGGFVLIEAATLDEAQTIVSSFPILKYCSIEVRPAYSIQDGR from the coding sequence ATGAAATTTCTATGCCAGATCTGGTTCGACACGGAAAAAAGCAAGCAGGTCCCTCAGACCGAGTGGGATGCGCTCACACAGGAGTGCATCATCAGCGACAATCGCTGGCGCGAAAGCGGTCACCTGCAGGTGGCGCTCGCCCTACACGAACCGTCAACAGCGATCACGGTGCGCCTGCGCAATGGCGAAGTCTCTGCGACCGATGGCCCATTTGCCGAAATCAAGGAGCATCTCGGTGGTTTCGTGCTGATCGAAGCGGCAACCCTCGACGAGGCGCAGACGATCGTGTCCAGTTTTCCGATCCTCAAATATTGCTCGATCGAAGTGCGCCCCGCTTATTCGATCCAGGACGGGAGATAG
- a CDS encoding glycosyltransferase family 39 protein translates to MLEGATRTIRTAALLLAAYFVLNIALRLALPHSLELDEAEQSFFSQYLLAGYGPQPPFYNWMQYAVVSVTGLSMGALIIPKNILLFLCYLFYGLAGREVLKDQALAAAGMLALITLPQVSYMAQQDLTHTTALLFASSLFLYGLFRTLERPDIGSYLLLGLATGIGLISKYNFALMPVAALIAILPDAEWRRRALDWRLLAAIAVALVIVLPHAIWLRSNLEFASSDTLVKMAAGNEPAGALRIGKGILAFVVAIIAFAALPVAIFAAAFRGDFIRALSTGNRWTRMMERMMFASLAGILLIVLFTGSTTVRERWLDPFLLVLPIYFLAKMKAAGLELSAGLRRFWPVVPVLMACVLIALGFRVVGAGLIGTYSRPNVPMADLARDMTRQAEPALIIASDTYVGGNMRLMHPDVPVVIPDFPAAGIPAYAASGGPVLIVWRGKKTATAADAVMPERFSSALAAADITPQEIGAVSLPYYFGRQGDNFALGYAWVRPGQDK, encoded by the coding sequence ATGCTGGAAGGCGCGACGAGGACGATCAGAACCGCGGCGCTGCTGCTTGCAGCCTATTTCGTGCTGAACATCGCACTGCGATTGGCGCTTCCGCACTCGCTTGAACTCGACGAAGCCGAGCAGTCCTTCTTCTCGCAATATCTGCTGGCGGGCTACGGCCCGCAGCCACCCTTCTACAACTGGATGCAATATGCGGTCGTTTCGGTGACCGGATTGTCGATGGGCGCCCTTATCATCCCGAAGAATATCCTGCTCTTCCTGTGCTATCTCTTTTACGGCCTTGCCGGGCGCGAGGTCCTGAAGGACCAGGCACTCGCCGCCGCCGGGATGCTGGCGCTGATCACCCTGCCCCAGGTCTCCTACATGGCGCAGCAGGATCTGACCCATACGACGGCGCTGCTTTTTGCAAGCTCGCTCTTCCTCTACGGCCTCTTCCGCACGCTCGAGCGCCCCGATATCGGCAGCTATCTCCTGCTGGGGCTTGCCACCGGCATCGGTCTGATCTCGAAATATAACTTCGCACTGATGCCCGTCGCCGCGCTAATCGCCATCCTGCCCGATGCCGAATGGCGGCGCAGAGCGCTCGACTGGCGCCTGCTGGCGGCGATCGCCGTCGCGCTCGTCATCGTTCTGCCGCACGCGATCTGGCTGCGCAGCAATCTCGAATTCGCCTCCTCCGATACTCTCGTCAAAATGGCTGCCGGCAATGAACCGGCCGGCGCCTTGCGGATCGGCAAAGGTATTCTCGCCTTTGTCGTCGCCATCATCGCCTTCGCAGCGCTGCCCGTCGCCATCTTCGCCGCCGCCTTCCGCGGGGATTTTATCCGGGCGCTTTCAACCGGAAACCGCTGGACCCGGATGATGGAGCGGATGATGTTCGCGAGCCTCGCGGGAATCCTTCTGATCGTTCTGTTCACCGGCTCCACGACGGTGCGTGAACGTTGGCTCGATCCGTTTCTGCTGGTGCTGCCGATCTATTTCCTGGCAAAGATGAAGGCGGCCGGGCTCGAGCTTTCTGCCGGCCTGCGCCGCTTCTGGCCTGTTGTGCCGGTGCTGATGGCCTGCGTGCTGATTGCGCTCGGCTTCCGCGTCGTCGGCGCCGGGCTGATCGGCACCTATAGCAGGCCGAATGTGCCGATGGCCGATCTCGCGCGCGATATGACGCGGCAGGCTGAACCCGCGCTGATCATCGCCTCGGATACCTATGTCGGCGGAAACATGCGCCTGATGCATCCCGACGTGCCCGTGGTCATCCCGGATTTCCCTGCAGCCGGCATCCCGGCCTACGCGGCATCAGGCGGACCGGTGCTCATCGTCTGGCGCGGCAAGAAGACGGCGACGGCTGCGGATGCGGTCATGCCGGAGCGGTTTTCATCGGCACTGGCGGCGGCCGATATCACACCGCAGGAGATCGGCGCCGTGTCGCTTCCCTATTATTTCGGGCGCCAGGGGGACAATTTCGCCCTTGGCTATGCCTGGGTTCGGCCGGGGCAAGATAAATGA
- a CDS encoding ArnT family glycosyltransferase, which produces MTETSNRDIRWIFVLLAAYFALQIGVRLATSHSLDLDEAEQAFRSQWLAAGYGPQPPFYNWLQYTVFLFAGVSLVALSVVKNLLLFTSYLLYGLTAQLILRDKRLVVMATLGLLTIPQMVFEMQRDLTHTVAVFFSASLFFYGFILSLKRPSLASYLVAGIGIGFGLLAKYNFAILPAAALIAALTDARLRTRIFDRRLAVTAVAALVITLPHLFWLKDNLDFATARTLEKMTASGDASYPMQVAMGAGSLALATVGFAGLTVAVFAVVFGKSLRPSLTAQSEWTRLIERMMLIFLTGILLLIVFGGAAGIKDRWLVPMLFIVPLYLCLKIEAAGVETSKAFRRFMPVIAVIMIGVPAALYGSVASARFTGHYERLNRPYADMLESLRKKAEPAAILAGDSLLAGNLRQDISGIPVLSMDYPGFKPDLSGRRPLLLVWLIPHKGKNEALPPDMAQWLQAHLGISAPESSVIDVPYLYSRGDDSYRFGYAWVDQPS; this is translated from the coding sequence ATGACCGAGACCAGTAATCGCGACATCAGGTGGATTTTTGTCCTGCTGGCCGCCTATTTCGCGCTTCAGATCGGCGTGCGGCTCGCGACCTCACATTCGCTCGACCTCGACGAAGCCGAGCAGGCCTTCCGCTCGCAGTGGCTCGCCGCCGGCTACGGCCCGCAGCCACCATTCTACAACTGGCTGCAATATACAGTCTTCCTGTTTGCCGGGGTTTCGCTTGTCGCGCTGTCGGTGGTGAAGAACCTCCTCCTGTTCACCTCCTATCTGCTCTACGGCCTGACCGCGCAACTCATCCTGCGCGACAAGAGGCTGGTGGTGATGGCGACACTCGGATTGCTGACCATCCCGCAAATGGTTTTCGAGATGCAGCGCGATCTGACGCATACCGTCGCGGTCTTCTTTTCGGCCAGTCTTTTCTTCTACGGCTTTATCCTCAGCTTGAAACGGCCGAGCCTCGCCTCCTATCTGGTCGCCGGCATCGGCATCGGTTTCGGCCTGCTTGCCAAGTACAATTTCGCCATCCTGCCAGCCGCAGCCTTAATTGCCGCGCTGACGGATGCGCGCCTTCGGACGCGGATCTTCGATCGGAGGCTCGCGGTGACTGCTGTCGCGGCGCTCGTCATCACGCTGCCGCATCTCTTCTGGCTGAAGGACAATCTCGATTTCGCGACGGCCCGCACCCTGGAGAAGATGACCGCCAGCGGCGATGCCAGCTATCCCATGCAAGTGGCCATGGGCGCCGGTTCCCTCGCCCTTGCCACCGTCGGCTTCGCCGGATTGACGGTGGCGGTGTTCGCCGTCGTCTTTGGCAAGAGCCTTCGTCCATCGCTGACCGCCCAATCGGAATGGACGCGGCTGATCGAGCGGATGATGCTCATTTTTCTCACCGGCATTCTGCTGTTGATCGTCTTCGGCGGCGCGGCCGGCATCAAGGACCGCTGGCTGGTGCCGATGCTCTTCATCGTGCCGCTGTATCTCTGCCTGAAGATCGAGGCGGCAGGCGTTGAGACCAGCAAGGCTTTCCGGCGCTTCATGCCCGTGATTGCCGTCATCATGATCGGCGTGCCTGCGGCCCTTTACGGCAGTGTGGCAAGCGCGCGGTTCACGGGTCACTATGAGCGCCTGAACAGGCCATATGCCGATATGCTCGAAAGCTTGCGCAAAAAGGCCGAACCGGCGGCGATCCTTGCCGGCGACAGCCTGCTCGCCGGCAATCTCAGACAGGATATTTCCGGCATTCCCGTCCTCTCCATGGATTACCCCGGCTTCAAGCCGGATCTCTCCGGCCGCCGGCCGCTTCTTCTCGTGTGGCTCATACCGCATAAGGGGAAAAACGAAGCGCTTCCGCCGGATATGGCGCAATGGCTCCAGGCCCACCTCGGCATATCAGCGCCGGAGTCGTCGGTCATCGACGTACCCTATCTCTACAGTCGCGGCGACGACAGCTATCGCTTCGGCTATGCCTGGGTTGATCAGCCGAGCTGA
- a CDS encoding glycosyltransferase family 2 protein: MQTTVEPIRGTNDPVQSLELSLVVPVFNEEESVGPLVERILAAMAQYPHRWELILVDDGSTDATLVNARKFVGREGLVLRIVELQRNFGQTAAMQAGIDTARGRLIATMDGDLQNDPKDIPSMVSELERRELDLLVGWRKNRQDGLLLRKIPSWCANYLIGRITGVKLHDYGCSLKIYRASIIKQVKLMGEMHRFIPAWVAGVVPSSRIGEMVVTHHAREHGVSKYGISRTFRVILDLLSVMFFMRYKARPGHFFGSLGLGLGAVAILILLYLGFDKFILGNDIGTRPMLMVGVVLLLSSVQMITTGILAEMIARTYYRDDASPNYIVRQIFDDQSRA; the protein is encoded by the coding sequence TTGCAGACAACGGTAGAGCCCATTCGCGGCACGAATGATCCGGTACAATCGCTCGAGCTGTCGCTGGTCGTGCCCGTTTTCAATGAAGAGGAAAGCGTCGGTCCGCTTGTCGAGCGTATCCTTGCGGCGATGGCCCAATATCCTCATCGGTGGGAACTGATCCTCGTCGACGACGGCAGCACGGATGCGACGCTCGTCAACGCCCGCAAGTTCGTCGGGCGCGAAGGGCTGGTACTCAGGATCGTCGAGCTGCAGCGCAACTTCGGCCAGACCGCTGCCATGCAGGCCGGCATCGACACCGCCCGCGGCCGCCTGATTGCGACGATGGACGGCGACCTGCAGAACGACCCGAAGGATATCCCTTCGATGGTCTCGGAGCTCGAACGGCGCGAACTCGATCTCCTGGTCGGCTGGCGCAAGAACCGCCAGGACGGCCTGCTGTTGCGCAAAATTCCTTCCTGGTGCGCCAACTACCTGATCGGCCGCATCACCGGCGTCAAGCTGCACGACTACGGCTGCAGCCTGAAGATCTACCGGGCGTCGATCATCAAGCAGGTCAAGCTGATGGGCGAGATGCACCGCTTCATCCCGGCCTGGGTCGCCGGCGTCGTGCCAAGCTCGCGCATCGGCGAGATGGTCGTCACCCATCATGCCCGCGAGCACGGCGTTTCGAAATATGGCATTTCGCGCACCTTCCGCGTCATCCTCGATCTGCTGTCGGTGATGTTCTTCATGCGCTACAAGGCCCGGCCCGGCCATTTCTTCGGCTCGCTCGGCCTCGGTCTCGGCGCGGTTGCCATATTGATCCTGCTCTATCTCGGCTTCGACAAGTTCATTTTGGGCAACGATATCGGCACACGCCCGATGCTGATGGTGGGCGTCGTGCTCCTGCTTTCGTCGGTGCAGATGATCACCACCGGCATTCTGGCGGAAATGATCGCGCGCACCTATTACCGTGATGACGCATCCCCGAACTATATTGTGCGGCAGATCTTCGACGATCAAAGCCGAGCGTAA
- a CDS encoding ArnT family glycosyltransferase translates to MLERITRSITSASIFLAVYFLLNIALRVALPHTLDLDEAEQSFYSQYLLAGYGPQPPFYNWIQYAVVSVTGITMWALSVPKNIILFGCYLFYGLAAREVLKSRLLPPIAMLSLITLPQVGLMAQRELTHTVALLFATSLFLFGFFRTLRQPTIGSYLVVGIATGIGLISKYNFAILPFAAFVAVMMDRKWRSRLFDWRLLPAFAIAILIILPHALWLPDNLVSASAPTMERMTADHEAAAGLPRIGQGLLSLVIAVLGFVALPIVLIAAAFRRDFFRALSASSPIIRVIERMMIVSLLAFVGVVIFAGASDIHERWLDPCLLVLLIYLFLKLETAGLDLSAGLARFRPVVPVFMTVILAILLLRIVAIQYIGTYTRTNVPFSGYVAELTKTRKPVLIVAGTKFVAGNMRLRFPDVPVVIPFFPGPGVPEYAAARGPVLVVWRGETANDPTISPGFASDLVKSGIHLKELNTLTLPYLFGDGKHTFSIGYSWVEGGAK, encoded by the coding sequence ATGTTGGAGCGCATTACCAGAAGCATCACGAGCGCCAGCATTTTTCTGGCAGTCTATTTTCTGCTGAACATCGCGCTCCGCGTCGCGCTCCCTCATACGCTCGATCTCGATGAGGCCGAGCAATCGTTCTACTCGCAATATCTTCTCGCCGGCTACGGTCCGCAACCGCCCTTCTACAACTGGATCCAATATGCCGTCGTTTCGGTGACGGGCATCACAATGTGGGCCCTCTCGGTTCCGAAGAATATCATTCTCTTCGGCTGCTATCTTTTTTACGGGCTGGCTGCCCGCGAGGTGCTGAAGAGCCGCTTGCTCCCGCCCATTGCCATGTTGAGCCTGATTACCCTGCCGCAGGTCGGCCTGATGGCGCAGCGCGAACTCACTCACACAGTTGCCCTGCTGTTTGCGACCTCGCTCTTCCTCTTCGGCTTTTTTCGCACACTTCGACAGCCGACGATCGGCAGCTACCTCGTCGTCGGCATCGCCACCGGCATCGGGCTGATTTCCAAATACAATTTCGCCATCCTGCCATTTGCCGCCTTCGTCGCCGTCATGATGGACCGAAAGTGGCGTAGCCGCCTGTTCGACTGGCGTCTGCTGCCGGCGTTCGCAATCGCCATTCTGATCATTCTGCCGCATGCGCTCTGGTTGCCCGACAATCTCGTCAGCGCTTCGGCCCCGACCATGGAGCGGATGACCGCCGACCACGAGGCAGCCGCGGGCCTGCCGCGCATCGGACAGGGTCTGCTGTCCCTCGTCATCGCCGTCCTCGGCTTCGTCGCACTGCCGATCGTGCTTATCGCAGCAGCCTTCCGACGCGATTTCTTCCGTGCGCTTTCCGCGTCCAGTCCGATAATCCGGGTGATCGAACGGATGATGATCGTCAGCCTGCTTGCCTTCGTCGGCGTCGTTATCTTCGCCGGCGCGAGCGATATACACGAGCGTTGGCTCGATCCATGCCTGCTCGTCCTGCTGATCTATCTGTTCCTGAAACTCGAAACCGCAGGCTTGGATCTTTCCGCCGGCCTTGCGCGTTTCCGGCCCGTCGTGCCTGTCTTCATGACCGTCATCTTGGCGATACTTCTGCTCAGGATCGTCGCCATTCAGTATATCGGCACCTATACGAGAACGAACGTGCCCTTCTCCGGCTACGTGGCCGAGCTGACCAAGACCCGCAAACCTGTCCTGATCGTGGCCGGAACGAAGTTCGTGGCAGGCAATATGAGGCTGCGGTTTCCCGACGTTCCGGTCGTAATTCCATTCTTTCCAGGCCCCGGAGTTCCCGAATATGCGGCTGCCAGGGGTCCTGTGCTTGTCGTCTGGCGCGGTGAAACGGCAAATGACCCAACCATTTCTCCAGGTTTTGCCAGCGATCTGGTGAAATCGGGCATTCATCTGAAAGAGTTGAACACGTTGACGCTGCCCTACCTCTTCGGTGATGGCAAACATACCTTTTCGATTGGCTATTCCTGGGTGGAAGGCGGCGCGAAATAG
- a CDS encoding RNA polymerase sigma factor: protein MENVIEEIYRTQSRRVLATLIRLLGDFDRAEEALQDAFAAAARTWPTDGIPVNPFAWLVSTGRFKAIDTIRRRARFDASQQHIEDSLYSVDETEIGDMEAIEDDMLRLIFTCCHPAIPADAQTAMALREICGLTTEEIAHAFLVPAPTVAQRIVRAKNRIRAANIPYEVPGRDSLPERLDQVLHVIYLVFNEGYSASSGGDVVRADLTAEAIRLARLLLTLLPHPDARGLLALMLLQDSRRLARSDEQGALVLLADQDRSLWDHAKIAEGLALLAEAMRAAEIGAYTVQAAIAAEHVRAPTAEETDWRRITFYYDLLLAAQPSPIVELNRAAAISMTEGPAKGLDLVDAILAREELKAYHLAHAARADFLRRLGRTEEAIAAYQRALSLCRQEPELAFLRKRISELAAAPERQ from the coding sequence TTGGAAAATGTGATCGAGGAGATTTATCGAACGCAGTCGCGCCGGGTGCTGGCGACACTGATCCGCCTGCTCGGGGATTTCGACCGGGCGGAGGAAGCGCTTCAGGATGCCTTTGCCGCGGCCGCCCGGACATGGCCGACGGATGGCATTCCCGTCAATCCGTTCGCCTGGCTGGTTTCGACGGGACGGTTCAAGGCGATCGACACCATCCGGCGGCGAGCGCGCTTCGATGCCTCGCAGCAGCACATCGAGGACAGCCTCTACAGCGTCGACGAAACGGAGATTGGCGATATGGAAGCAATCGAGGACGACATGCTGCGGCTGATCTTCACCTGCTGCCATCCCGCCATTCCCGCCGACGCGCAGACGGCGATGGCGCTGCGGGAAATCTGCGGATTGACTACCGAAGAGATCGCCCATGCCTTCCTTGTTCCGGCGCCGACGGTCGCCCAACGGATCGTGCGCGCCAAGAACAGGATCCGGGCAGCGAATATCCCCTACGAAGTGCCGGGCCGCGATTCATTGCCAGAGCGGCTGGATCAGGTGCTGCACGTCATCTATCTCGTTTTCAACGAGGGCTATTCCGCCTCATCAGGCGGAGACGTGGTACGCGCAGACCTGACCGCAGAGGCGATTAGGCTGGCGCGGCTGCTTCTGACGCTGCTGCCACATCCCGACGCACGCGGTCTGCTGGCGCTGATGCTGCTGCAGGATTCCCGCCGCTTGGCACGCAGCGACGAGCAGGGGGCGCTGGTCCTGCTTGCCGATCAGGACCGCTCGCTCTGGGACCACGCAAAAATCGCGGAAGGCCTTGCGCTTCTCGCCGAGGCGATGCGGGCCGCAGAGATTGGCGCCTATACGGTACAAGCGGCGATCGCTGCCGAGCATGTCAGGGCGCCGACCGCCGAAGAGACCGATTGGCGGCGGATCACCTTCTATTACGACCTGCTGCTGGCGGCGCAGCCCTCCCCCATCGTCGAACTCAACCGCGCCGCGGCGATCTCGATGACCGAAGGACCGGCAAAGGGGCTGGATCTGGTCGATGCCATTTTAGCGCGCGAGGAGCTCAAGGCTTATCACCTCGCCCATGCGGCGCGTGCCGATTTCCTGCGCAGGCTCGGCCGCACCGAAGAGGCGATCGCAGCCTATCAAAGGGCACTGTCCCTCTGTCGGCAGGAGCCAGAGCTGGCCTTTCTGCGGAAGCGGATTTCAGAGCTTGCCGCGGCGCCCGAGCGGCAATGA
- a CDS encoding YciI family protein, whose product MKYLCQVWFDGAILDAMTKEERVELDANSLNYDRDLVESGHMIVAQALQPPTSAVTVRVRRGETSVTDGPFSETKEALGGFILIEAKDLNDAVRVAAGIPLAKLGAIEVRPIHEFGAK is encoded by the coding sequence ATGAAATATCTCTGCCAGGTCTGGTTCGATGGCGCGATACTCGACGCCATGACCAAAGAGGAGAGAGTCGAACTCGACGCGAATTCCCTGAATTACGACAGGGACCTGGTGGAAAGCGGGCATATGATTGTCGCGCAGGCGCTGCAGCCGCCAACATCGGCGGTGACGGTTCGGGTGCGCCGCGGCGAGACATCGGTGACAGATGGCCCCTTCTCCGAGACGAAGGAAGCGCTCGGCGGCTTCATTCTCATCGAAGCCAAGGACCTGAACGACGCCGTCCGCGTTGCCGCCGGCATCCCGCTCGCCAAACTCGGCGCGATCGAGGTGCGACCAATCCACGAATTCGGCGCTAAATGA